Part of the Cereibacter sphaeroides 2.4.1 genome, GCGTGGCCGAGCACAATGTACTTGCCCGCCTGAGCGCCGAAGACTTCGTGGGGTTTGTCGAGGTAGTATCTAAGTTTGCAGCCCTAGCGCGCCAAGCATTCAACTCGACTGATCCTGTCGAATCCGGCAAGCTTTGGCAACAAATCTTCGGGTCTAAATTTCCACTACCCGGCCCCAACGGCGGAGATCGAACTGGCAGCCACTTTGTCAAGCCGACCGTTGCCGCTGTGCCCCCGACCAGCGACCGCTTCGCTTGAAGTCGCCAAACGATGAGGAGATCCCGGATGTTCTGCATCCGGTTACCTCCTTGCTGCGTATTGGCGTTGGTCCCGTGACTGCGCTGGAAGGTTGGAAAGAGTGGCGAAGGGGGTTTTTCTCTCTTCCGCTTGTTGCTCGTGTCACAATTTCGCCCGGCCAGAGCTTTCCTGCCGAAAGCAGATGGCACCTTGTCGTGTCCTCTGGGTCCTACCCGGCAGATATCTTCATCTTGCCCGACAAGGTGGCAGGTCCGAACTTGACCTTTCCCCACCAGGCCGCAGTCTATTCTCGCGATGGCAAAGAACCGTGGTTGAACGGTGAGCCCTGCCTGACAGATCCGACGGCCGCGTTCGGTGATCGCCACGGATCCCGACCGGAACCCATCGCCCTTGCGGACCGGCTGATCTGGAAGGTCGAACGCTTTTCTCGCTGGTGCGAGCTAGCCGCCGCGGGTCGTCTCCATAATCCCGGTGATCACTTCGAACTCCCGCCCCTTAGCGGACATACCAATCCGATGACCATCGGGTTCCATGAGACAGAGGGGGATCTCGTCAGATGGACCCAAGGCGCCGCTAGAGCAGGTATTGTGCACTTGGTCAGTGTATCTTCCTCTAGTAAAGTCCTTGCAGCGCAAAGTTGGCGGACAACTGAGGATGATCTCCTCCATATGCCAGATTGGGGTCTCCTGATAAAGAATCAGTCGCCGGGACAGATACCAGCGATATGGTTCTTGCTCGAAGAGATCCCCATCATCGGTGCTTGGCAGTTGCCCCGGACATATCGGGAGCTCAGCGAGAGACTTGCAGGAGAAACGATTGACCTAGCCAAATCTTTAGCGGTGTTGGGCCAAAGCATGAGGAAAAGGAACATTAGCCGACCGGCCGTAATCATGTTCGGCTTTCCTATTCCACGGTTCTTTGGAGATGCCCCTTCGCGCATTCACTGGCTCGCAATATGTGACGTCCGCTTGACCCGAAAAAACAGCGCAAGGAATGGTTTCCGCTCCTCCGAGGCGAACCGACAACGGTTTGATCGTGACCTCGCACGGTCAGCCAAAGCCCTTTCTTGGGCTACATGTGAAAACTGGGCACCTGATCAGATAAGGACGCGCCTGCGTAGCGCGCCGGGCTCGCAGCCGAAGATGCTGCTGATCGGTGCTGGTGCGCTTGGCAGCCAAGTTGCCGAGACGCTCATGCGTACGGGTGTGCGTGACATTGATGTGCGTGACCGAGATGAACTCGCGGCGGGAAACCTCTGCCGACACGCTCTCGATCTCACCATGATCGCTGTGAACAAGGCCGCAGCCCTAGCCGCGCAACTCAATCGCCTTCAACCTGACGGAAGAGCCCGAGGCGATGATCGGGCCTTCCCAACTGTCGGACCGGACGGGCCTGAGAATGCCGATGACTATGATGTCATCCTCGATTGCACCGGCGAGAACAAGCTGTTGCGCAGCCTTTCGATGATACCCTGGAAGTCCGAAAAACTGTTCATCTCCCTCTCTGTAAACTGGGGCGCGCGGGGTCTCATGTTCTGGTCATCTCGGGGCGCATCATTTCCGGCAGTTGATGCAACGGAACGTCTCGAGGCGCTTGCAAGAAAGTTCAGGCCCGAGGGAATCGATGAGCGGTTTGAGGGGATCGGCTGCTGGCATCCGGTCTTCCCAGCTGATGCAGCAGACATCCGAATCTGGGCCGGAATGGGGGCAAGATATGTGCTGGACCAGATC contains:
- a CDS encoding ThiF family adenylyltransferase; translation: MLLIGAGALGSQVAETLMRTGVRDIDVRDRDELAAGNLCRHALDLTMIAVNKAAALAAQLNRLQPDGRARGDDRAFPTVGPDGPENADDYDVILDCTGENKLLRSLSMIPWKSEKLFISLSVNWGARGLMFWSSRGASFPAVDATERLEALARKFRPEGIDERFEGIGCWHPVFPADAADIRIWAGMGARYVLDQIEGGPEGCGIYFFNDDRTIGLEHG